In Trifolium pratense cultivar HEN17-A07 linkage group LG7, ARS_RC_1.1, whole genome shotgun sequence, a genomic segment contains:
- the LOC123897293 gene encoding COP9 signalosome complex subunit 1, with amino-acid sequence MDGDDEISGQMIDEIYANGGEETDQRSRRAIMSGDQLDIEAYAALYSGRTKIMRLLFIANSSKNPTVQLDALRMAYDEIKKGENTQLFREVVQKIDGRLGPNYDMDLSWCEVVERKAEQKKERLENELNAYRTNLIKESIRMGYNDFGDFYYSHGQLGDAFKSYVRTRDYCTTSKHIIHMCLSTILVSIEMGQFSHVSSYVSKAEQGTDPLDPITISKLRCAAGLANLETKKYKLAARKFLETGPELGSHYNEVIAAQDVATYGGLCALATFDRAELKSKVIDNSNFRNFLELVPEVRELINDFYSSHYASCLEYLGNLKANLLLDIHLHDHVETLYDQIRHKALIQYTHPFVSVDLNMMANAFKTTVVGLEKELEALITDNQIQARIDSHNKILYARHADQRNATFQRVLETGREFDRDVRSMLLRSNLIKHDYNIRALRKL; translated from the exons ATGGACGGAGACGATGAGATATCAGGGCAAATGATCGACGAAATCTACGCCAACGGCGGCGAAGAGACCGACCAGCGTAGTCGGAGAGCAATCATGAGCGGCGATCAGCTCGATATCGAAGCTTACGCAGCTCTCTATTCCGGTCGGACGAAGATTATGCGGTTGTTGTTCATCGCTAATAGTAGCAAAAACCCTACGGTACAGCTTGACGCACTTCGTATGGCTTATGATGAGATTAAGAAAGGAGAGAATACTCAGTTGTTTCGGGAAGTTGTGCAGAAGATTGATGGTAGGTTGGGTCCAAATTATGATATGGATTTGAGTTGGTGTGAAGTTGTTGAACGAAAGGCTGAGCAGAAGAAGGAGAGGCTTGAGAATGAGCTTAATGCTTATAGg ACAAACTTGATTAAAGAAAGCATAAGAATGGGATACAATGATTTTGGAGACTTTTACTATTCTCATGGTCAACTAGGGGATGCTTTTAAAAGTTATGTTCGTACTCGGGATTATTGCACTACATCAAAGCATATAATTCATATGTGTTTGAGTACAATTCTGGTCAGCATTGAGATGGGTCAATTTTCTCATGTCTCAAGCTATGTTAGCAAGGCAGAGCAGGGAACAGATCCCCTTGACCCAATAACAATTTCCAAGCTACGATGTGCCGCAGGATTGGCAAATCTAGAGACTAAAAAGTATAAGCTTGCTGCTCGAAAG TTTCTAGAAACAGGCCCAGAACTGGGCAGTCACTATAATGAAGTAATTGCAGCTCaagatgttgcaacatatggGGGACTTTGTGCACTTGCAACATTTGATAGGGCAGAGTTAAAG AGTAAAGTTATAGACAACTCCAACTTCCGGAATTTCTTAGAGTTAGTACCTGAAGTAAGGGAACTGATAAATGACTTTTACTCGAG CCACTATGCTTCGTGTCTGGAATACCTCGGGAACCTCAAAGCCAACCTGTTGCTTGATATACATTTGCATGACCATGTTGAGACACTTTATGATCAAATTCGTCATAAAGCCCTTATCCAGTATACACACCCATTTGTGTCTGTTGATTTGAATATGATGGCTAATGCATTCAAGACAACTGTTGTTGGACTTGAGAAAGAACTCGAAGCATTGATTACTGATAATCAGATACAG GCTCGAATTGATTCACACAACAAAATTTTGTATGCACGGCATGCAGATCAAAGGAATGCCACCTTTCAAAGGGTTCTAGAAACTGGAAGGGAATTTGATCGTGATGTTCGTTCCATGTTGCTGAGATCGAATCTTATTAAGCATGACTACAATATTAGGGCATTAAGGAAACTTTGA
- the LOC123895694 gene encoding probable methyltransferase PMT15, giving the protein MNINFATQFHSFKSKKSNIFLTKIYFVTFATILCTFFYLLGLWHHYPSTTVISATGATSLLCFQQNTTTTTTTTEEISSTSSFDKLDFAATHQLPDPPQTTARVSHIPPCNPSLYEYTPCEDQTRSLTFPRNKLIYRERHCPLPEEILRCRIPAPFGYKLPFRWPESRDFAWYANVPHKELTVEKKNQNWVRFNGNRFRFPGGGTMFPRGANAYVDDIGKLINLKDGSIRTAIDTGCGVASWGAYLLSRDILTVSFAPRDTHEAQVQFALERGVPALIGIIASIRLPYPSRAFDMAHCSRCLIPWGQYDGIYLTEVDRVLRPGGYWILSGPPINWERHWKGWERTQESLNDEQDAIENVAKSLCWKKLIQKGDLAIWQKPTNHMHCKIKRKIFKTRPFCQEAQDPDMAWYTKLDTCLTKLPEVDNIKEVAGGELSKWPKRLTSIPPRISSQSLNGITSEIFNENNELWKKRVAYYKTLDPQLAESGRYRNLLDMNSYLGGFAAALVDDPVWVMNIVPVEAEINTLGVIYERGLIGTYQNWCEAMSTYPRTYDFIHGDSVFRPYQNRCSMENILLEMDRILRPQGSVILRDDVDVLTKVKSIADEMQWDAKITDHEDGPYEREKILVAVKQYWTAPAIEEN; this is encoded by the exons ATGAATATTAACTTTGCAACACAATTTCACAGTTTCaaatccaaaaaatcaaacatattcTTGACCAAAATCTACTTTGTCACCTTTGCAACTATCCTTTGCACTTTCTTTTACCTCCTTGGTCTCTGGCACCATTATCCTTCCACCACCGTCATCTCCGCCACCGGAGCTACCTCTTTATTATGCTTCCAGCaaaacaccaccaccaccacaacaacCACAGAAGAaatatcatcaacatcatcattcGATAAACTCGACTTCGCCGCCACTCACCAACTCCCTGATCCACCACAAACGACGGCGCGTGTATCACACATCCCACCATGTAATCCATCACTCTATGAATACACTCCATGCGAAGATCAAACAAGGTCATTAACGTTTCCTAGAAACAAACTTATATACCGGGAGAGACATTGTCCGTTACCGGAAGAGATTCTCCGGTGTAGAATTCCGGCGCCGTTTGGTTATAAGTTACCGTTTCGGTGGCCGGAGAGTCGTGACTTTGCTTGGTATGCGAACGTGCCGCATAAGGAATTGACTGTTGAAAAGAAAAACCAGAATTGGGTCCGGTTTAATGGGAACCGGTTCAGATTTCCAGGTGGTGGGACCATGTTTCCACGTGGCGCAAATGCGTACGTTGATGATATTGGGAAGTTGATTAATCTTAAAGATGGATCTATCAGAACCGCCATTGATACTGGTTGTGGG GTTGCAAGTTGGGGAGCTTATCTTCTATCACGTGACATATTAACAGTGTCATTTGCACCAAGAGATACTCATGAAGCACAagttcaatttgctcttgaaagAGGTGTTCCTGCATTGATAGGAATTATTGCATCAATAAGACTTCCTTACCCTTCAAGAGCCTTTGATATGGCTCACTGCTCAAGGTGCCTCATTCCATGGGGACAGTATG ATGGAATTTATTTGACTGAAGTTGATAGAGTCCTACGTCCTGGAGGATATTGGATTCTGTCAGGGCCACCAATAAACTGGGAAAGACACTGGAAAGGATGGGAAAGGACTCAGGAAAGTCTCAATGATGAACAAGATGCAATTGAGAATGTAGCAAAAAGTCTATGCTGGAAAAAATTGATACAAAAAGGTGACCTTGCAATATGGCAGAAACCAACCAATCATATGCATtgcaaaattaaaagaaagatTTTCAAGACTAGACCCTTCTGTCAGGAGGCACAGGATCCAGATATGGCTTG GTACACTAAACTAGATACATGCTTAACCAAACTGCCAGAAGTAGACAACATCAAAGAAGTTGCAGGTGGAGAATTATCAAAGTGGCCAAAGAGATTAACTTCAATTCCCCCAAGGATTAGTAGCCAAAGTTTGAATGGTATAACATCAGAGATATTCAATGAAAATAATGAGTTATGGAAAAAGAGAGTGGCATACTATAAGACCCTAGACCCTCAACTAGCAGAGAGTGGAAGATATAGAAATCTTCTTGATATGAATTCTTACTTAGGAGGATTTGCAGCTGCACTAGTTGATGATCCCGTGTGGGTTATGAACATTGTTCCTGTTGAAGCTGAAATCAATACCCTTGGTGTCATATATGAACGTGGACTCATTGGAACCTATCAAAATTG GTGTGAAGCCATGTCCACTTATCCACGAACTTATGACTTCATACATGGTGATTCAGTTTTCAGACCCTACCAAAACAG ATGTAGTATGGAGAACATTCTTCTAGAGATGGACCGGATTTTGCGGCCACAAGGTAGCGTAATTTTGCGCGACGACGTAGATGTGTTGACAAAGGTGAAGAGTATTGCAGATGAAATGCAGTGGGATGCAAAAATTACAGACCATGAAGATGGACCTTACGAAAGAGAAAAGATACTTGTAGCAGTCAAGCAATACTGGACAGCTCCAGCAATAGAGGAAAACTAA
- the LOC123895696 gene encoding plant UBX domain-containing protein 9, giving the protein MTTPSPEAVATFMRITGASEFVAVQKLEEYGGNLNEAVNAHFIEGNSHIQEQNLAATATPHYNYSEANNQSNQNRAGSRGILPFFNAARRFRPSLLLDSNYRRELRDLCNGLGSTTLSSSTPPHGSPQGEGREFPTGNDSALVSPYRPGLSYAGAVNNGNLSSHGQGYYGTNDYQNNYPLAQSNSPRIRDLDVEDAMIQAAIEASKEESTERSSWNAPNDFSDDELPQSIFHQEDDDLAHVISLSLQTAEQEEALRELQVKEEKKVLGTHALLAKGEKTNTSRSRLEPGPSSSRNVASDVAQPVINNPLNHNAGGHHQVHGDPFIAEKWGGISSDELNEALLIETALFSEIPNHNSHKSSSLPGLQHHSGKNVDPKMQSSSSSASQLLTQLLRQQQDADYLASLLVDKQKELNSLKKAETNSSKKEESHEKMPKRAELEKKLDTKKIMLPNEPPLGDENAITIVVRMPDGGRCERRFFKTDKLQLLFDFIDISGAVEPGTYRVVKSYPRRAFSINDSSATLNEVGLSNKNEALFLELI; this is encoded by the exons ATGACGACGCCGTCACCGGAAGCCGTTGCAACCTTCATGCGTATCACCGGAGCATCGGAGTTCGTCGCCGTTCAGAAATTAGAG GAATATGGAGGCAATCTAAATGAAGCTGTGAATGCGCATTTTATTGAAGGAAACAGTCACAT TCAGGAGCAAAATCTTGCTGCCACCGCAACTCCACACTATAATTACTCTGAAGCAAATAACCAAAGCAACCAAAACCGCGCCGGGTCACGTGGAATTTTGCCTTTTTTCAATGCTGCTAGAAGATTTAGACCTTCACTACTACTTGACTCGAACTACAGGAGAGAACTTAGAGATCTATGTAATGGGTTGGGTTCTACTACGCTTTCAAGTAGTACACCACCACATGGTTCCCCTCAAGGAGAGGGGAGGGAATTTCCTACAGGGAATGATAGTGCACTTGTGTCTCCCTATCGACCAGGATTGAGCTATGCAGGTGCAGTTAACAATGGCAATTTATCATCTCATGGTCAAGGATATTACGGGACAAATGATTATCAAAATAACTACCCTTTAGCTCAGTCAAATTCTCCACGTATTCGTGATCTAGATGTAGAGGATGCAATGATTCAAGCTGCAATCGAAGCCTCAAAAGAGGAGAGCACAGAACGCTCTTCATGGAATGCTCCTAAT GATTTTTCCGACGATGAGCTTCCTCAAAGTATCTTTCAtcaagaagatgatgatttGGCTCATGTCATTTCACTGTCCTTAcag ACTGCAGAGCAAGAGGAAGCACTACGCGAGCTTCAAGTGAAAGAGGAAAAGAAAGTACTTGGCACTCATGCTTTATTAGCCAAGGGAGAGAAAACCAACACAAGCAGAAGCAGACTAGAG CCAGGACCATCATCCAGTCGAAATGTAGCTTCAGATGTTGCACAACCAGTCATTAATAATCCATTAAACCACAATGCTGGTGGTCATCATCAAGTACATGGAGACCCATTCATTGCTGAGAAG TGGGGTGGTATTTCTTCTGACGAGCTCAATGAAGCATTGCTGATTGAAACTGCACTTTTCAGTGAAATTCCCAATCATAATTCTCACAAAAGTTCATCTTTGCCTGGTCTGCAACATCATTCAGGAAAAAATGTGGATCCCAAGATGCAGTCTTCATCCAGTTCAGCGTCTCAATTATTAACTCAATTGCTACGACAACAACAG GATGCTGACTACTTAGCATCACTACTAGTTGATAAACAAAAAGAATTGAATTCTCTCAAAAAAGCTGAAACCAATTCCTCAAAGAAAGAAGAATCACATGAAAAGATGCCTAAAAGAGCG GAATTGGAGAAAAAACTTGATACAAAAAAGATCATGCTTCCAAATGAACCACCATTAGGTGATGAAAATGCAATTACTATTGTGGTTCGAATGCCGGACGGTGGTCGTTGTGAACGTCGCTTCTTCAAAACTGACAAGCTTCAG CTTCTTTTTGATTTCATTGACATTTCTGGAGCAGTGGAGCCTGGCACTTATAGAGTT GTAAAGTCATACCCGCGACGAGCATTCAGTATTAATGATAGCTCAGCTACCTTGAATGAAGTAGGCCTTAGCAACAAGAATGAGGCTTTATTTCTGGAGTTGATTTAG